One window of Nostoc sp. C052 genomic DNA carries:
- a CDS encoding Uma2 family endonuclease yields the protein MTTETNPAAIVDWEPPMPPTDLIFDDGEPLESNRHRIAMNVLIRSLQQAWADRNDFFTGGNMFIYYSSTQVRNRDFRGPDFFAVLNVDGNNSRQGWVVWEENGRYPDVIVELMSPSTAAIDKGIKKNLYEQTFRTSDYFVYDPFDPISLQGWHLDDNQQYQPLTPNDRGWLWSKRLGLWLGTIEGTIDRETAIWLRFYDVAGNLVLLPEEAAIAQAQAAAIQVEAAVAQAEAAVAQAARLAARLRELGENPDIL from the coding sequence ATGACTACTGAGACAAATCCAGCAGCCATTGTGGACTGGGAACCCCCCATGCCACCTACAGATTTAATTTTTGATGATGGTGAACCCTTGGAATCAAATCGCCACCGCATTGCTATGAATGTGTTGATTCGGTCATTGCAACAAGCTTGGGCTGACCGCAATGATTTCTTCACTGGGGGCAATATGTTTATTTACTACAGCAGTACCCAAGTTCGTAACCGTGATTTCCGAGGCCCAGATTTCTTTGCAGTGCTAAACGTTGACGGCAATAACTCAAGACAAGGCTGGGTAGTCTGGGAAGAAAATGGTCGTTATCCTGATGTCATCGTAGAATTAATGTCACCATCTACGGCAGCAATAGACAAGGGTATTAAGAAAAATCTTTACGAACAAACTTTCCGTACCTCAGATTATTTTGTTTACGATCCCTTTGATCCTATTTCTTTGCAAGGGTGGCATTTAGATGATAATCAGCAATATCAGCCTTTGACCCCAAACGATCGCGGATGGCTATGGTCTAAGCGTTTAGGTTTATGGTTGGGGACAATTGAGGGAACAATAGATAGAGAAACGGCAATATGGTTGCGGTTTTACGATGTGGCTGGCAATTTGGTTTTGTTACCAGAAGAAGCTGCAATTGCACAGGCACAAGCCGCAGCTATACAGGTAGAAGCCGCAGTTGCACAGGCAGAAGCAGCAGTTGCACAGGCGGCTCGTTTAGCGGCTAGATTAAGAG